The following coding sequences lie in one Onychomys torridus chromosome X, mOncTor1.1, whole genome shotgun sequence genomic window:
- the LOC118573940 gene encoding spindlin-2-like encodes MDPGPSALDSGTLEAKEQQTCGAAGLHKDTTETAKLTKKKATQKRQRSRSSSPAQRNIVGCRISHGWKEGDEPISQWRGTVLSQVPIKPSLYLVKYDGIDCVYGLELHKDERILSLKVLSDTVEPFQVPDPSLADSIIGKAVEHMFEGEHGSKNSWRGMVLAQAPIMNAWFYITYERDPILYMYQLLDDYKEGDLRIMPELDEDPLLDVDPELMDGLLGKHVEYTKDDGSKRVGMVIHQVEARPSVYFIKFSDDFHIYVYDLVKNY; translated from the coding sequence aTGGACCCAGGACCTAGCGCCCTGGATTCTGGGACCCTGGAGGCCAAAGAGCAACAGACCTGCGGGGCTGCAGGACTCCACAAGGACACCACCGAGACCGCAAAGTTGACCAAGAAGAAAGCTActcagaagaggcagaggagcagGTCTTCATCCCCGGCCCAAAGGAACATCGTGGGCTGCAGAATTTCTCAcgggtggaaggaaggagatgagCCCATCTCCCAGTGGAGAGGAACTGTTCTGAGTCAGGTGCCTATAAAGCCCTCTCTCTATCTGGTGAAATACGATGGCATTGACTGTGTCTATGGACTGGAACTTCATAAAGATGAGAGGATCTTGTCCCTTAAAGTTCTCTCTGACACAGTAGAACCATTCCAAGTCCCCGATCCCAGCCTTGCTGATAGCATAATTGGCAAGGCAGTGGAACACATGTTTGAGGGTGAGCATGGCTCTAAGAATTCATGGAGGGGGATGGTCCTGGCCCAAGCGCCTATCATGAACGCCTGGTTTTATATTACCTATGAGAGAGACCCCATCCTGTACATGTACCAGCTTCTGGATGATTATAAAGAGGGTGACCTCCGTATCATGCCAGAGCTCGATGAGGATCCCCTACTAGATGTGGACCCGGAACTTATGGATGGTCTGTTAGGCAAACATGTGGAATATACCAAAGATGATGGCTCCAAAAGGGTCGGCATGGTGATTCACCAAGTCGAAGCCAGACCATCTGTGTACTTCATCAAATTTAGCGATGATTTCCATATCTATGTCTATGACTTGGTGAAAAATTATTAG